The genomic segment GCAGTTCATCATGGCCAGCGGCACGCCCCACGGGCGGCGCGCGATGCTCGCGCACCGCGAGGCGAAATCGCTGGCGTACGGCACGGACGGCAAACTCCGCGTGCTGGAGGAAGTCCTGGCGAACCATACGGCGGCGCGGACGCTGATCTTCACGGACGACAACGCCACCGTGTACCGCATCAGCCGGGAGTTCCTGATCCCCGCGATCACGCACCAGACGCCCGTGAAGGAACGGCACGCGCTGCTGGAGAAGTTCCGTAGTGGCGCGTACCGGATCCTGGTGACCAGCCGGGTGCTGAACGAGGGCGTGGACGTGCCCGAGGCGAGCGTGGCGGTGGTGCTCTCGGGGACCGCGACGGAACGCGAGCACATCCAGCGGCTCGGGCGGATCCTGCGCCGCGCCGAGGGCAAACAGGCCGTGCTGTACGAGGTGATCACCGAGGGGACAAGTGAGGAGCGCGTCAGTCAGCAGCGCCGCGGGCAGTACCAGCCCGGGATGAGTGCGCGGGAGATCGCCGACTCGTATCAGGACCTCAATGCGGGTTAGGCCACGCCCACTGCCCCTGTGGCCCACCCTGGACGGTTCTCATGCTGCCGACTGAACTGCTGCTCTTCCGCGTCAAGGCCGGGCTCGTGGAGCCCCGCCGCCTGAAACCCACCACGCAGAACCTCGACCTGGCCGCGCGGCTGATCGCGCTGTTCGAGGCGAACGTCGGGCAGCGCCGCGCGGACCTCGACGAGGACCTGCGCACACTGGAAGCGGGTCGGCAGGACTTCAAGGTGCTGCGCGGCCTGGCGCACCTCCTGACGAACCTGGGGGTGTTCGAGGCGGCCGGTCCCGTGGAACCGGGCCTCGCCCGGGAGCGGGTGTTCACGCTGGCGCAGGAGGTCGTCCCCAGTCGCCGCGCGGCCGCGCAGGTGCTCGAACAGGCCGCGCGGTCACTCAGCACCGACGCCCACCTCTCCGCCGAAGCCCTTCAATCCGCCCTGTACGCGGACCTGCCCGATCAGCAGACGCTGGTGGCGTTCGAGCCGCCTGCGCCGCTGGAACTCATTCATCGCTACGACCTCGCGCAGGCGCAGGGCGCGCTGTACCGCGCCACTGAACTCGTGATCACCGCCCGCCGGAACGAACCGGCCCGCTACAAGCAGCTCCTGAAGTACCTGAAGTTCTTCGGCCTGATGGCCACCGTGGAAGGGGACGCCGCGCTGGGGTTCACGCTGACCCTGGACGGCCCGGCCAGTCTGTTCGGCGCGACCACCCGCTACGGCCTGAGCATGGCGAAATTCCTCCCGGCCCTGCTGCACGTGACGAAATGGGACCTGAGCGCCACCCTGAAACCCAGAAGGGACCTCGCGTGGGTGGACCCCGGCGACACCGAGTGGTCCTTCCAGCTGACCAGTGAGGACGGGTACGTCAGCCACTACGCGCCGCCGGAAGAACACGACAGCGCGCTGGAGTCGGGCTTCACGGAGCGGTTCGCGAAACTGGACACGCCCTGGGCGCTGGAACGGGAGGTGGACCTGGTGCCGGTGCCGGGGGGCGTGATCCTGCCGGACTTCAGGCTGGTGCAGGGAGACCGGAGCGTGCTGGTGGAGATCGTGGGCTACTGGCGGCCGGAGTACCTGCGCAAGAAGTTCGACCTGCTGCACAAGGCGGGACGCACGGACGTGATCGTGTGCGTCAGTGAGCGGCTGAACCTGGAACGGGCGGGCGTGGACCCCAGCGATTTCGGTGAGCGGGTGGTGTGGTTCAAGGGCGTCCTGAACCCCAAGGACGTCCTGACCCTCGCGGATCGGTACGCTGTGACGATCCACTGAGCGCCCCGGCGCACGAAGGAGGCGCAGGCCAGAGACGGGCACCGGACCCGCGAGTGGCCCCGGTTCTTCAGGGGTCAACCTCGCCCGTCGCCGCGCGAGATGCCTCAGCATCCTCAGTGACCGGTGAACCCGGCCTGGCGCTGCCCGCGTCGTGTCGGGTGGCGGGGGCGTGGTAGGGTGAACCCTGATCCGGTCACAAGGCAGTGTTGGAGATCCCCATGGCTGAACCGTCCCCGTTGCCCTCCCAGCACTTCCTGGAACTCATCTCGGACGGGTACATGGTGCTGGACCGCGAGTGGCGGTACCTGTACCTCAACCAGGTGGCGCTGCGGGTGCTGAAGCGGCGCGCCGAGGACCTGCTGGGCCGCGTCATCTGGGCCGAGTATCCGGACACCGCCGAACGCTTCGGGGCGCCGTACCGCCAGGCGATGGAGGAGCGGACAGCGGTCGAGTTCGAGGAGTACTACCCGCCGCTGGACCTGTGGACGCACCTGCGCGTCCTGCCGGTTCCGGAAGGGGTCGGGGTACTCTTCCGGGACGTCACGCAGGCGAAGCGGTCCGCGCAGTACCAGCAGCGCCTGCTGGCCCTGAACACCCTCCTGAACGCCGCGGCGGCGCTGGACGACGTGGCGCAGGCGATCCTGGAATTCGCGCGCAGCGACTGGGGCCAATACGGCGGCGTGGTGGCCCTGGCCAGCGCGGACGGCCGGACACTGTCCATCACGCATCACGTCGGCTATGAGGCGCCCCTCATGCGCCGCTGGGCGTCCTTCCCGGTGCAGCTGGACGTGCCGCTGGCCCGCGTGCAGCGCACGGGGGAGCCGCTGTTCCTGAGTAGCGAGGCGGCCCGCGCGCAGTTCTCGGACCTGCATGACCAGACCAGCTTTCAGAGTTTCACGTGCCTGCCCCTGCGGGTGGGCGGGGGGCCCGTCCTGGGCGTGCTGGCCTTCAGTTTCGAGCAGCTGCGCCGCTTTGACCAGCTGGAGCGCACGTTCTTCTCCACGCTCGCCGCGCACTGCGCGCAGGCCCTCCACCGCGCCCGCTTGTTCGAGGAGGCGCGGCGCAGTGAGCTGCGCTACCGGCTGCTGACCGAAGCCACGAGCGCGTTCACGTGGACGTCGGACACGGATCTGCGCGTCACGGAGCCTCAGCCCGGCTGGAGTGCCTACACGGGACAGTCCGGGGCGCAGACACTGGGCTTCGGCTGGTTGCGTGCCGTGCATCCCGCCGACCGCGCGGACGTGCAGCGGCAGATTGCCCGTGGGCAGCAGAGTGGCGGCCCGTTCCGCCTGCGGGGCCGCGTGCGCCGGTCCGACGGGGCGTACCGGGCCGTGGTGTCCGACGTGGTCCCCATCCACGCAGCGCAGCGTGAATCGCCCGTCCTGATGGGCGTGGTGCAGGACGTCACCGACGAGCTCGAGCGCACGCAGGTCCTCACCGACCGGCACCGCCTGATTGAGGTCCTGGCGCAGGACACGGATCCGGACAGCCTCCTGGCGCGGGTCGTGCAGGAAACGGCGCAGCTGCTGGGCGCGCAGGGCGTGATGCTCCTGGCGTGCCCGGACGGCGCGGCGCCCTGCGAGGTGCTGGCCCACTGGGGCGCACCGATCGCTGGGCCGCTGCCCAGCCAACCGGGCGCCGCGCCGGGCGAACGCGGCGCCTGGCAGGCGGTCCCCGGCGCGCCGCGCACGCACCTGCTGATCCTGCCGACGCAGAGTCAGTGGACGGCCGCGCTGCTCATCACACTGCCGGACGAGCTGAGCGCCGCCGATCCACGGCCCGCGCGCCTGCAGGACCTGTCCGGCGTGCTCGGCGCGGCCGTCCAGCGGGCCGGGCTGCTGCGGGACCTCGCGGAGCGGGACGCGCAGTCCCGGTCCATCATCGCCGCGCTGGACGAGGGCGTCATCCTGATCCGCGAGGACGGCGAGAGCGCGGCCCTCAACAGCAGCGCCCGGCAGATGCTGAACGTCCCCGAGGCCGCGCCGCACCGCGCGCTGACGGACCTGCACCTCCTCGGCCCGGACCGCAGGCCCCTGGCGCCCGAGCGCCTGCCCACCGTGCGGGCCCTTCAGGGCGAACGCATTCACCGGGAAGTGGTCGGGCACGAGGCGGGTGGCGCCGTCACGTGGTGGTCCCTGAACGCCGCGCCCCTGCCGACCCCACGCGGGGAGGGGCTGCGCCAGGCGGTCATCTCCGCGCAGGACGTCACGCCGCAGGTGACCCTCCAGGCCGAGCTTGAGCGCCTGGCAGCGCATGACGACCTGACCGGCCTGCCCAACCGCCGCGCGTTCGCCGCCCAGGGCCGGGCCGCCCTCCGCCAGACGACCGCGGACGGGGCGCCGCTGGCCGTCATGCTCGTGGACCTCGATCACTTCAAGGACATCAATGACGCGCTGGGGCACGGCGTCGGGGACGAGGTGCTGCGCACCGTGGCCGCGCGCCTGCGGACCTGGACCGGCCCGGAGGGTGTGGCGGCGCGCCTGAGCAGCGACGAATTCGGCGTGTTCCTGCCCGTGACGGACCCCCACGAAGCGCACCTCCGGGCCGAGCAGCTGCGCGGCGCGCTGGGCGGTCCCGTCACGCTCGGCGGGTACGACCTGCACCTCGCCGTGAGTATCGGCGTGACCCTGGCCCCCACCGACGCGGACACGTTCGAGGACCTGCTGCGCAACGCGGACCTCGCCATGTACCGCGCCAAGGGCAGCGGCCGCAGCAGCGTCGGCCTGTTCGACCTGGACCTCTCGCGGCAGCGGGCCCGGCGGCACGCCGTGAGCGTGGAACTGCGCGGCGCGCTGGACCGGGGCGCCCTGCACCTGCAGTACCAGCCCATCCAGACGCTGCGCGAAGGTCACCTGCTGGCCGCCGAGGCGCTCGCCCGCTGGCACAGCCCCCTCCTCGGGCGCGTCGGCCCGGACGAATTCATCCCCGTCGCGGAGGAAACCGGGCAGATCCTCCAGCTGGGCGAGTGGGTGCTGAACCAGGCGGTTCAGCAGGCCGCCGCGTGGCGCCGGGCCGGCCGGCGCGTCCAGGTGTCCGTCAACGTCAGCCCCCTGCAATTCCTGCATTCCGATTTCGCGCAGGTCACGCGGGCCGCTCTCGACGCCGCCGGACTCCCACCGGACCTCCTTCAGCTGGAAATCACGGAGAGTGCCGTCATGCGGGACGTGCACCGGACCCGGCATCAGTGTGAGCAGCTGCGCGCGCTGGGCGTCCAGCTGGCCCTGGATGATTTCGGCACGGGCCACTCGAGCCTCGCGACGCTGCACACGCTCGACTTTCACGTGCTGAAACTGGACCGCGCGTTCGTGTGGGGCCTGGAAGGCGATCCGCGGCGTGAAGCGCTGCTGCGCAGCGTCGTCACCCTCGCGCAGTCCCTGTCCATGGACATCGTGGCGGAAGGCATCGAGACGGCCGCCCAGCGGCGCCTGCTGATCGACCTGGGCTGCCGCCTGGGCCAGGGCTACCACCTGGCCCGGCCGCTGGACGTCCCGGACTTCGAGCGGACGTTCCTCAACCGCGCCTGAGGGCGGCCTTGCGAACCGTCCCCGACTGGTGCGGTTCAGGGGTCGCCTCGTGCCCCTGCCCTGGCGGTCCCCTGTGGACTTACGGGCCCGGCGTTTTCGGCAGGGTGAACCCGAAGGTCGCGCCCTGTCCGGCGCGGCCCTCCGCCCACACCTGCCCGCCGTGCCGCGTCACGAGGCGTTTCACGGTCGCCAGGCCAATGCCCGCCCCGGCGAACTCCCGCTGGGTGTGCAGGCGCTGAAACGCCCCGAACAGCCGCCCCGCGTACACCGGGTCGAAACCCACGCCGTCATCCTGCACGAACAGCGCCCACTCCTGCGGCCGCTCCTGCGCCCAGACGTGCACGCGGGCCGGTCCGGGACTGAACTTCACGGCATTCTCCAGCAGGTGCCGACAGATCTGCTCCAGGGCGCCCGGGTCCCCCTGCACGACCGGCAGGGGGTCCACCGTCCAGGTCACGGCATGATCCGGGTCGAGGAGGGTCACGTCCTTCAGCACTTGATCGACCAGTTCCGTCAGGCAGACCGCCTGCACGGTCAGCGCGGAGCGGCCCGCCCTGGACAGCGTCAACATGGCGTCCAGCACCGATTCCATGCGCTCCGCAGCGCCCACCACCACCCGCAGGTGCCGCTCCGCGCGGGCCACGTCCCCCCGCTCCAGTTCCTTCAGGGCCAACGTGGCGAACCCCTCCACGTGCCGCACGGGCGTCCGCAGATCGTGTGAGACGCTGTACGTGAACGCCTCCAGTTCCTGATTCGACGCCTGCAACTCCGCATTCGACCGGATCAGCTGCGCGCTACGCTCCAGACGCTCGATCACCACCCCCAGGTGCTGCATGGTCGTGATCAGCACCGCCTCATCCGACGGATTCCAGGACCGCGACCCGAAGAGCGGCACGTTGAAGAGCCCCCGCACCCGCCCGCCCGTGATCAGCGGCAGGGTCGCGTGGGCCGCCACGTCCTGCGCCTCGGCCGGGTCCACATCGGCGGCGGTGTCGTACACGTCCACGAAGGCCGGTTCGCTCGAATGAGCGACCTGATCGAAACTGGGCGTCGTCCCCACCGGAAAGCCCGCGTCGATCAGCGCCTGCATGGCCGCCGACCGGGCCTCGCCCGTCTGGACACGCACCTGCCACCGGCCGCCCTGCGCCTCGTAGTACGCCGCGAACCCGGGCGGCAGAAGTTCCAGCACCAGTTCCTGCGCCCGCCCGATCAGGGTCAGGGGATCAGGCGCCTCGCCCTGATCCTCCGTGAGGAGCAGCAGCGTCTCGAGCTGCTGCGCGCGGCGGTCCAGATCGTCGCGTTGCCGGGTCAGTTCCAGCGCCTGCTCGGCCCGTTCCAGGGCCAGACTCAAGCCCCGCACGACGGCCCGCACGATCGCCTGATCCCGGGCCGTCCACCGGTCGGCCGGTCGGCCCACTGCTATGATCGCGCTGACCTCCCCCCGGACCGTGACGGGCGCGAAGCCAGCCGCGAAGTCCTGGGGATTCACCGGCGCGTCGCCCCGGCCCTCCACGAAGACCGGCTCCCCCCGGCGCACCGCCTCGCTGAACTCCGGCGCGTGGACGGGCACGTCCGCCGGCAGCCACGTGACCACGTCCACGCGCTCATTCCCGGACCAGTCGGCGCGCCGCCAGACATTGGCGGGCGCGTCCAGCTCGTAGTACGCCACGCTGACCTCATGAACATGGGCCTGCACGACCTCCGCCGCCTGCTGCGCGAGTCGGCGCTGATCGATATCCGTGCCCACGGCCTCCGTGAACCGCACGAACGCGTCCAGCGCCGTCGCGCGCGCCTCAAGTTCCAGCGTCTGCTCCTGCACGCGGCGCTCAAGCCCCTGCGCCTGAAGGTGCAAGTTCGCCTGCACGCCCTGCCGGGCCAGTTCCGTGGTCGTCTGCGCCGTGACATCCCGCAGCGCTGCCAGCAGGTACGTGACCTGACCCGCCTCGTCCCGCAGCGGCGCGACCGTCACCGACCACCACCTCGGCGCTCCCGTGAACGTCTGACCCGGCCCGGCGAATGTCCGGGACTCCCCGGAGCGGGCCGCCCCGAGCGCTGACTCCAGCTGCGCGCCGGCCTCACCGCTCCAGAAGGACGTCAGGGGCATCAGGTGACACGCCGGGAAGTCAGGAATGCCCAGGACGTCCAGGCCCCGCTGATTCAGGCTCAGGAGCCGCGCGTCCAGGTCAAGAATCACCATGCAGTCCCCACCAGCATCGATGACGGCCTGAAGTTGGCCGGGCGTCAGCACGGGTTGAGGTGACATCACAGCGTGCGGCTGGGGCCAAGGCAGGAGGAGCGGGACATCACCCACAGGTAGGCCCCAGTGGCCCAGTGGAGTGGTGAGCGGCGCAGCGGAGTTCAGTCGGTTCCCGCCGATCCTCCCGCTCTGTCCATTCAACTCTGGCCTGGGAGAAGCGGCTGGGCCACCGTTGGAGAGGGCCACGCTCCCACCGTGCCGCGCAGACCTCAACCCGGTGGCACTCAGGTCAGCAGGCGCTCCAGGCCCTTCTGGCGGCGGCGTTTCACGGTGTACATGCGTTCGTCCGCCAGGGCCAGGAGTGCTTCCGGGGTCGTCATCTCGCCGGACTGCACCACGCCCGTGCTGGCCCCGGTCCGCTGCACGGACACGGCCTGCGCAGCACTCATTGCCAGGTCGATTCGTTCAAGCACGTCACCTTCCGCCTCTGCCGGCATCAGCACCGCGAACTCGTCGCCTCCCAGCCGGTACGCGGCGCCCGGTCCCGTTTCGGCGGCCAGCGCCCGCCCGAACACCTGCAGCAGCTTGTCCCCCTGACCGTGCCCCTCGCGGTCATTCACGGCTTTCAGGCCGTCCAGATCCACCAGCGCCAGCGTGAAGGGCGAGGTCGCGGCGCACCGCGCGGCCAGGGCCTCGTCGAACGCGCGCCGGTTCGGCAGGCCCGTCAGGGCGTCGTGGCGGGCCTGCCGCTGCGCCTGGTTCAGCGCGTCGTGCCGCTGCAGCGCGTGCCGGATGGTGCGTCCCGTCGCCTCCAGCAGGGTCCGGTCCCCGCTGCGCCAGCCCGTGACGGGATTGCCCTTCACGCGAATGACCATCAGCAGCGCCGGCTGGTCCCCCGCGGCGCCCAGCGGCACCCACGCCACCTGATCCACGTCCCCCGCCGAGGCCAGCGCCTGCGGGTGGGCACTGTAGTTATGCAGGTACAGCGGCTCGTTCCGGTCGCGGAGCGTGGCCGTCACGCCCCCCAGTCGCGGGAGGTCCTGAGCCAGCTGGCTGAGGTCCGCCTGACCGGAGCGCTGATACGCGGTGTGCACGGTAAACGTCTCGCCCCGCCAGGTCAGCAGGAACGTGTAATCCGCTTCCGTGGCTTCACTGATCAGGCTCGCGGCAGAGAGTGTGGCTTGCTCGGGGTCCAGGTCCAGGTCCATCAGGCGGCTGACGCCCTCCAGAATCCGCGCCTGATCCAGGGTGCGGCGTAGTTCCGCCGCCTGCTGCTGCTGCGCGTTGG from the Deinococcus radiotolerans genome contains:
- a CDS encoding DUF790 family protein, with the protein product MLPTELLLFRVKAGLVEPRRLKPTTQNLDLAARLIALFEANVGQRRADLDEDLRTLEAGRQDFKVLRGLAHLLTNLGVFEAAGPVEPGLARERVFTLAQEVVPSRRAAAQVLEQAARSLSTDAHLSAEALQSALYADLPDQQTLVAFEPPAPLELIHRYDLAQAQGALYRATELVITARRNEPARYKQLLKYLKFFGLMATVEGDAALGFTLTLDGPASLFGATTRYGLSMAKFLPALLHVTKWDLSATLKPRRDLAWVDPGDTEWSFQLTSEDGYVSHYAPPEEHDSALESGFTERFAKLDTPWALEREVDLVPVPGGVILPDFRLVQGDRSVLVEIVGYWRPEYLRKKFDLLHKAGRTDVIVCVSERLNLERAGVDPSDFGERVVWFKGVLNPKDVLTLADRYAVTIH
- a CDS encoding EAL domain-containing protein; translation: MAEPSPLPSQHFLELISDGYMVLDREWRYLYLNQVALRVLKRRAEDLLGRVIWAEYPDTAERFGAPYRQAMEERTAVEFEEYYPPLDLWTHLRVLPVPEGVGVLFRDVTQAKRSAQYQQRLLALNTLLNAAAALDDVAQAILEFARSDWGQYGGVVALASADGRTLSITHHVGYEAPLMRRWASFPVQLDVPLARVQRTGEPLFLSSEAARAQFSDLHDQTSFQSFTCLPLRVGGGPVLGVLAFSFEQLRRFDQLERTFFSTLAAHCAQALHRARLFEEARRSELRYRLLTEATSAFTWTSDTDLRVTEPQPGWSAYTGQSGAQTLGFGWLRAVHPADRADVQRQIARGQQSGGPFRLRGRVRRSDGAYRAVVSDVVPIHAAQRESPVLMGVVQDVTDELERTQVLTDRHRLIEVLAQDTDPDSLLARVVQETAQLLGAQGVMLLACPDGAAPCEVLAHWGAPIAGPLPSQPGAAPGERGAWQAVPGAPRTHLLILPTQSQWTAALLITLPDELSAADPRPARLQDLSGVLGAAVQRAGLLRDLAERDAQSRSIIAALDEGVILIREDGESAALNSSARQMLNVPEAAPHRALTDLHLLGPDRRPLAPERLPTVRALQGERIHREVVGHEAGGAVTWWSLNAAPLPTPRGEGLRQAVISAQDVTPQVTLQAELERLAAHDDLTGLPNRRAFAAQGRAALRQTTADGAPLAVMLVDLDHFKDINDALGHGVGDEVLRTVAARLRTWTGPEGVAARLSSDEFGVFLPVTDPHEAHLRAEQLRGALGGPVTLGGYDLHLAVSIGVTLAPTDADTFEDLLRNADLAMYRAKGSGRSSVGLFDLDLSRQRARRHAVSVELRGALDRGALHLQYQPIQTLREGHLLAAEALARWHSPLLGRVGPDEFIPVAEETGQILQLGEWVLNQAVQQAAAWRRAGRRVQVSVNVSPLQFLHSDFAQVTRAALDAAGLPPDLLQLEITESAVMRDVHRTRHQCEQLRALGVQLALDDFGTGHSSLATLHTLDFHVLKLDRAFVWGLEGDPRREALLRSVVTLAQSLSMDIVAEGIETAAQRRLLIDLGCRLGQGYHLARPLDVPDFERTFLNRA
- a CDS encoding ATP-binding protein; this encodes MSPQPVLTPGQLQAVIDAGGDCMVILDLDARLLSLNQRGLDVLGIPDFPACHLMPLTSFWSGEAGAQLESALGAARSGESRTFAGPGQTFTGAPRWWSVTVAPLRDEAGQVTYLLAALRDVTAQTTTELARQGVQANLHLQAQGLERRVQEQTLELEARATALDAFVRFTEAVGTDIDQRRLAQQAAEVVQAHVHEVSVAYYELDAPANVWRRADWSGNERVDVVTWLPADVPVHAPEFSEAVRRGEPVFVEGRGDAPVNPQDFAAGFAPVTVRGEVSAIIAVGRPADRWTARDQAIVRAVVRGLSLALERAEQALELTRQRDDLDRRAQQLETLLLLTEDQGEAPDPLTLIGRAQELVLELLPPGFAAYYEAQGGRWQVRVQTGEARSAAMQALIDAGFPVGTTPSFDQVAHSSEPAFVDVYDTAADVDPAEAQDVAAHATLPLITGGRVRGLFNVPLFGSRSWNPSDEAVLITTMQHLGVVIERLERSAQLIRSNAELQASNQELEAFTYSVSHDLRTPVRHVEGFATLALKELERGDVARAERHLRVVVGAAERMESVLDAMLTLSRAGRSALTVQAVCLTELVDQVLKDVTLLDPDHAVTWTVDPLPVVQGDPGALEQICRHLLENAVKFSPGPARVHVWAQERPQEWALFVQDDGVGFDPVYAGRLFGAFQRLHTQREFAGAGIGLATVKRLVTRHGGQVWAEGRAGQGATFGFTLPKTPGP
- a CDS encoding sensor domain-containing diguanylate cyclase, which translates into the protein MTGAPLPPDEYRRLLDLARYQILDSAPEEDFDRITRLAARVLRTPVAILNLVDQHRQWGKSVYGMTDSTAPRPSSFCAWTILQDEPTVIENATADPRFQDNPMVVGEPHIRLYAGAPLTTPAGQRIGSLCVVDPEPRTLDQEDLLALQDLAALAMQMLELRRQLLDAEQHANAQQQQAAELRRTLDQARILEGVSRLMDLDLDPEQATLSAASLISEATEADYTFLLTWRGETFTVHTAYQRSGQADLSQLAQDLPRLGGVTATLRDRNEPLYLHNYSAHPQALASAGDVDQVAWVPLGAAGDQPALLMVIRVKGNPVTGWRSGDRTLLEATGRTIRHALQRHDALNQAQRQARHDALTGLPNRRAFDEALAARCAATSPFTLALVDLDGLKAVNDREGHGQGDKLLQVFGRALAAETGPGAAYRLGGDEFAVLMPAEAEGDVLERIDLAMSAAQAVSVQRTGASTGVVQSGEMTTPEALLALADERMYTVKRRRQKGLERLLT